Genomic DNA from Thermotoga sp.:
CCATACGGCCCTTGTTCATGAGGGCTTCCCTCTGCCTTACTCCGAATCGGTGTTGCTCGTCTATTACAATAAGGCCGAGGTTTTTAAAGCGTACGTCTTCTTGTATCAAAGCGTGTGTTCCTATCACCAGGTCTATCTGACCGTTCTTCAACCCCGATTTTATCTTCTCTTTTTCCGATGAGGAGGTCGCTCCGATGAGAAGTGCCACTCGGATATCGAACCTGGAGAAACTCTCGACAGTTCTTCTGTAATGCTGTATCGCGAGGATGGATGTTGGAACCATGAGGGCGGCCTGAAAACCAGCTTCGTGGTTGTCCAAGATGGCAAGCTGAGCGACCACCGTTTTTCCCGAGCCCACATCTCCCTGAAGAAGGCGGTTCATTGGCCTTTCAGAGATCATATCCTTCCTTATTTCCTCGTGTGCCCTCTTTTGAGCGTTTGTGAGCTGAAAAGGTAGAGATCTTATGAACTCTTCCGCTAGCTTCCCTTCTATCCTCTTTGGAATTCCTCCGTGCTTTTCCCTTTCATTCCTCACCTTCTGGAAGGCAAGCTGCAACATGAGCAGCTCTTCGTAGGCCAGCCTTTCCCTGGCCTTTTCAAGGTGATAGAGAGTCTTCGGAAAATGCATGCCAAAGTAAGCGTCTTTTATACTGAGTAGATTTCTTTTCTTTATTATCCTTTCTGGAAGGGTCTCTTCCAGCGAGCAACAGAGGGAGGGTATGTTTTCCTCGAATATCCTTCTCATCTGCTTCTGTGAGATTCCGGAGGTCAAACGGTAGATGGGGAATATCCGCCTAATGATCTCTCTCTCCTTTGGAAGGACTTCGGCGTTGTGGATTTCGTATTGATTGGTGTAGGGGTTTATCTTCACGACTCCCGTCACAAAGACTTCCCTGCCGACGAGTTGCTTCAACTGGTTGTGGAGAAAGTCCTGGTTGAACCATTTCAGCAGCACGTGTATCAATCCATCGGACAGGACAGCCACCAGTATGTTCATGTTCTGGAACTTCTTCTTCTCCACGCTCGAGATTCTTCCCTGCGTTGTCACCTTCTTTCCAGGTATCAGCTCGTTCAACTTCAGTATCTTCCTTCTGTCTTCGTAATCTCTGGGGAAGAATTCGAGAAGATCCTTCAGGGTTTCTATTCCAATCTTTTTGAGCTTCTTCCTTCTGCCGGGTCCCACTCCCCTGGCGTACTGGACGTTCGTTGATAGATCTATCCTTTCCTGTGAAGAGCAGTCCAGATGTTCAACGAGATACCACTTTCTGAGCTTTTCTATCATCTCGAACGTCTTTTCGATTCTGTATCTCTTCCTCGGTTCAGGAAGGTGAGGAATCTCTTTCACGTAATCCACAAAGGCACGAAGCTTGCTCTGTAGGTCTTCATTTTCCAGTAGAGGATCATCCAGCTCCTTCTGGAGTTGAAGAATCCTTTTTTCGCTGATCTGGTCTTTCAACATACGCTCGACTTCGTCGAGAAACTCTTCCAGAAGTACAGGCAGAAGAATTCACCCCACCAGAAAGGAGAGGATGTAAAGTATCTGAAGCACTATGAGAGAAACTATCAAGAGAACAAGCAGGGCGAAGATGAGAATGAAACCCTTATTCCACATAGCCTATGTACGGGAGGTTTCTGAACTTTTCATCCACGTCCAAACCATACCCAATAAGGAACTTGTCATCCACTCTGAAACCGACGAAGTCCAGAGGAACACCGTGATTGTGCACGGTTTTCTCTATGAGAGTCACTATTTTGAAGTCTCTGGGATTGTACTTCTTCAGGTATCGAACTATGTGTTGAAGAGTGAGGCCTGTATCGACTATGTCTTCCACCAGAAGCACGTACTCGTCGTGTATGGATTCGTCGATCCAGGATTTCACCCTGATTCTTCCCGTTGAAGAGGTTCCCTGATAGCTTGATACATGGATGAAGGAGTACTTGACGTTCAGATTCCTCATGTTCAGTACAAGATCGCTGAAAAAGTGTATGGAACCCTTCAGAATACATACAGCGTGAATGGTATCCGTTTTGTTTCTGTAATACTCTTCTATCTCCTGAGCGAGTTCCTTCACCCTCTTTTTTAATGTCTCTTCGTCTATCAACACCTTTATCATCACTGCACCTCCATGACGATAATTTTCCGTTCGGTGGGTTTTTCGAAGAGCTCGAGGATGTTTCCGACGCGCTCGTGTTTTTCGAACAGTTTCAAGAACTCGTCGACGGACAGAAGGTTGAACTTCAGGTATTTCGTCTTGTAGTGCATGGGAACAATGAGTTTTGCCTTCAGCATCTCTGAAACTTCCTTTGCCTCCCGTGGACCTATGGTGTACGTCCCCCCAACCGGAACCAGTAGCACGTCGACTTCTCCTATTTCTTCCGCCTGAGACGGTGTGAGCACGTGTCCCAGATCACCCAGGTGACAGACCCTCAGCCCTTCACCTTCGAAAACGAAGACGATGTTCTTACCCCTCTCTCTTCCGTGTGAGGAATCGTGAAATGTCTCTACTCCCTTTATCTTCACACTGTTCACGGTGTAGCTTCCGGGACTGTTGATCAACCGAAAGTTTCCCTTCACTAAATGGTGAGCGTTGTGATCAAAGTGCTGGTGGCTTTCAGTGACAACGTCAGCTGACACGTTTGGAATGGGATAGCCCACGCTTTCATCGAATGGATCGGTGACGAGGGTCAACCCTTCAATCTCCAGGGCAAAACATGCGTGGCCGAACCAGGTGATCTTCATATCGATCCCTCCTCACTCTACCCTCAACACCCTTATAGTATTCGTCGTTCCCACTTTCCCGGGCACACCAGAAGTGAGGACCACAAGATCTCCCTTTTCAACCAATCCCATTTCTTCGATCTTCCTCAGACCCTTTTTGATGAACTCCAGTTCCTGTGAGCAGCTTTCGGCGAGGACGGGTATCACCTTTCTGACGATGGAGAGTCTGTGATAGGTCCTCTCTTCGGGAGTCAGCGCCACGATAGGCTGTGGCACGTTGTATTTCGAGATCCTGATGGCCGTGCTTCCGGAGATAGTGGGAGTGATGATCAACGTCGCTTTCAGAGATCTGGAGAGTTGCCAGCACGCATGGGAAATGGCCTCAGACACATCGTTTGTATCGTATTCCAGAGTTCTGAAGAACTCTAACTTCTTCTCCACCTCTTCAGCCACCTTGCTCAGGACTTTTATTGCCTCCAGAGGATACTTTCCAACAGCAGTTT
This window encodes:
- a CDS encoding MBL fold metallo-hydrolase — its product is MKITWFGHACFALEIEGLTLVTDPFDESVGYPIPNVSADVVTESHQHFDHNAHHLVKGNFRLINSPGSYTVNSVKIKGVETFHDSSHGRERGKNIVFVFEGEGLRVCHLGDLGHVLTPSQAEEIGEVDVLLVPVGGTYTIGPREAKEVSEMLKAKLIVPMHYKTKYLKFNLLSVDEFLKLFEKHERVGNILELFEKPTERKIIVMEVQ
- the hpt gene encoding hypoxanthine phosphoribosyltransferase; the protein is MIKVLIDEETLKKRVKELAQEIEEYYRNKTDTIHAVCILKGSIHFFSDLVLNMRNLNVKYSFIHVSSYQGTSSTGRIRVKSWIDESIHDEYVLLVEDIVDTGLTLQHIVRYLKKYNPRDFKIVTLIEKTVHNHGVPLDFVGFRVDDKFLIGYGLDVDEKFRNLPYIGYVE
- a CDS encoding DEAD/DEAH box helicase; its protein translation is MLKDQISEKRILQLQKELDDPLLENEDLQSKLRAFVDYVKEIPHLPEPRKRYRIEKTFEMIEKLRKWYLVEHLDCSSQERIDLSTNVQYARGVGPGRRKKLKKIGIETLKDLLEFFPRDYEDRRKILKLNELIPGKKVTTQGRISSVEKKKFQNMNILVAVLSDGLIHVLLKWFNQDFLHNQLKQLVGREVFVTGVVKINPYTNQYEIHNAEVLPKEREIIRRIFPIYRLTSGISQKQMRRIFEENIPSLCCSLEETLPERIIKKRNLLSIKDAYFGMHFPKTLYHLEKARERLAYEELLMLQLAFQKVRNEREKHGGIPKRIEGKLAEEFIRSLPFQLTNAQKRAHEEIRKDMISERPMNRLLQGDVGSGKTVVAQLAILDNHEAGFQAALMVPTSILAIQHYRRTVESFSRFDIRVALLIGATSSSEKEKIKSGLKNGQIDLVIGTHALIQEDVRFKNLGLIVIDEQHRFGVRQREALMNKGRM